Below is a genomic region from Paenibacillus rhizovicinus.
TAAATATCATGGAGAGTCCGAAAATAATAAGGACGACCGGGCCCGCGAATTTCACGACGTCGCCTACCGACCAAATGAACAAATCCAGGTTGCGTCCTAGAAACAAGAAGCCGATCACGATCAGCACCCCTGATCCGAATGCATTCCCGCGGCCGTATGCCATCCGCTGCAGCAAGCCTTGTACACCCAAGAATATCAGGAAGACCGGCCAAAAGACGGAGACGATCTCGCCGATATCGAAGTCGATGTAACCGCCCTGCCTCAACATCAGCCCGACCCCTACGACAATAATAAAGAGGCCCCACAATAATCGATTAATAAAGTTTCCGTTCATTGACGCCACCAGCTCCCAAATGATTGTGCAAGGTTTGTACTCCAAGTATACCCGAAGGCGCAAGCGGCACAAAAGGGTCTGTCGATTGACCTCGGCTACGTCTTGAGACTGAGTTTGGGACGCAGATCGACATCCTCTTTTCCCAATATTGGAATCGCTTCCAACCAGTGAATGGAAATTATTATGGAGCGCTTACATGATGATGTTATGTCTTGTAACCCGTTCCGTTGACATAATTAACGCAGCACTTATATAATGAGTTTCGAACTAAGAATCAGAGACAAAACCTTACATGAAATTCAGAACAGGGGTTGGAAATAATGGATGTAGCGACTCTCTCCATCGGTTTGAATACCATCTGGGTCGTATTGACGGCCGCCATGATTTTGCTCATGGAAGGCGGCTTCGCATTGCTGGAGGCAGGCTTCGTCAGACAGAAGAACGCGGTAAGCATCATTATGAAGGTATTCGTTGACATCACGTTCGGCGCACTCGTCTTTTACTTCCTCGGTTTCGGACTCATGTACGGCAAGGATGCGAGCGGATTAATCGGCACGACCGGCTTCCTGCTCAGAGGAGATCTGTCTCACATCCAATTGGACATCTCGCACGAAACCTACTGGCTCTTCCAATGCGCGTTCGTCATCGCCGTCATCTCCGTCGTATCCGGCGCGGTAGCGGAACGCATTCATTTCAGAGCCTACATATTGTACGCCATCGCCATGACCGGCCTCATCTACCCGATCGCCGGCCACTGGGTATGGAGCGTCGGCGGTTGGCTGAACAAACTCGGCATGATCGACTTCGCCGGTTCCGCCGTCATCCATGCGCTAGGCGGCTTCGCCGCTCTTGCCGCCGCAATCTTCATCGGTCCCCGGATCGGGAAGTTCACGCCGGAAGGCAAAAGCAACATTGTCCCGCCTTCGAATTTGCCGCTCGCATCCGTCGGCGCGTTCATCTTATGGTTCGGCTGGTTCGGCTTCAACTCCGGCAGCACGCTGAGCGCCACGAACGGTTCGATCGGGCATATCGCGGTCACCACCATGCTGTCTGCGGCTGCCGGCGGCGCGGGATGCATCCTGTTCACGATGTTCCGCTACAAGAAAGCCGATCCCCCGATGGTCATTAACGGTTCTCTGGCCGGTCTTGTCGGCATTACCGCCGGATGCTCCTTCGTCCCGGACGGCGCGGCGATGC
It encodes:
- a CDS encoding ammonium transporter; its protein translation is MDVATLSIGLNTIWVVLTAAMILLMEGGFALLEAGFVRQKNAVSIIMKVFVDITFGALVFYFLGFGLMYGKDASGLIGTTGFLLRGDLSHIQLDISHETYWLFQCAFVIAVISVVSGAVAERIHFRAYILYAIAMTGLIYPIAGHWVWSVGGWLNKLGMIDFAGSAVIHALGGFAALAAAIFIGPRIGKFTPEGKSNIVPPSNLPLASVGAFILWFGWFGFNSGSTLSATNGSIGHIAVTTMLSAAAGGAGCILFTMFRYKKADPPMVINGSLAGLVGITAGCSFVPDGAAMLIGAVCGIAMVLVTELLENKGIDDPVGAFAVHGVSGSLGTLAVGLFAMPSMTQGFGKGYAGLFYGGGWKLLGVQALGLATVSVWGFALTWLAFTLIKRIMPVRVSKDEELIGLDVGIHGVPAYNQDHDFLDVDQLKRR